From the genome of Equus przewalskii isolate Varuska chromosome 23, EquPr2, whole genome shotgun sequence:
TCATGCTCCTCGCAGTTGTCCCATAAAGACCTGTCCTGGCGCTGCTTTTCAGAGAAGCACTGAGTTTAACTTCTGCAGCTATGCTCTCTGGACCAGTTGCTTTAGAGGAACTGGCCTTTGAAGAGGACGGATGCCAAGATGGGAACAGAGTTGTAGAGGGGTTTCCCATCCTCCCCACAGCTCCTGAGCCCTTGGATTTGATGgtctcctgcccacccccccacgCACACTCTcatgcacacgcacgcacactcTGCAGCAGCCCTGTTCCCCTCACTGACCAGGCCACGCTGGCCATGTCAGCTCACAGCAGCAGGAAGTGGTGGGCCAGGCAAGAGGGTAGGGAGGGGTTCCAGGCTCATGTTGCAATCCTGGAGATTTGTGGTGGTGTGGTTGACACTGCCTGACCTGGGGCCCTTCCTCCAAACACTGTTTCTGCTTCCTGGGACAATCCCAGGCTTGGATGCCAAAAACTCAGAATTCTCAGTGCCTGCGAGAGGTCACAGAGAAAAGGGTTTGTCTCTGCAGAATGGCCtgtctggggagggggaggtggggaccTGGGGAGTGAGGACAGGTAGAATGTCCTGTGGTGGGACAGGCgcaggctgggggctgagggctcGATGGCTGGGCTTCTTTTTGGGGAAGTTAATTACCCTTTCTGTACTTCACATTTCCTCTGCCCCCTTGCCTCTGGAATGGCCACATGGAGCCCTTCATGGGATGGTCTTGGGCACAGCTACCGATCAGGCCACCATGCTCAGGGATGGAATCCTGGACCCCAGTATGTTCTTTTTCTAGGCACAAGGTGGCCAGCCAGCCAGGGGCAGGAGATGCAGAGCACCGTCAATTACCTGTGGCACACCGACGACCTGCTGGGGCAGGGGGCCACCGCCAGTGTGTACAAGGCCCGAAACAAGGTGGGGCACAGCCCTGGCCAAGCCACCCAGCCCATCCCTGGCCCCCTCACGCCTAGAAGTTCTTGGTCCACTCAGCCCCCAGGGGGCCTTGAGGGTGGTATGTGGCTGGGCAGAGGCCTCTGGGCTTTGTCCTGCACAGTCTGGGCAGCAGGACACTGTGGGTTTGAGCAGAGGTGTGGGAGCTGCTTGGGATGATGCTTCGGTCAGGCACGTTTGGGactagagagaaagagatgaggccAAAGCTGGCCCCAGGGGCGGAGGCAGCACATCTAGGAGGAGCGGAGGCGGGAAGGGGGTTGATTGGCTTTGTCCTGCCTTTGCTCTTACTGCAGAGCCGTATGGAATATGAGACATCCTGCGCTATCTTGTACTTAAGAGCTGAAGCCGGACAgttcccatcccagctctgctcctaaCACCAGGGAGCGTTAGCTGCTGTTGTTGTCATTGTCAATAACCATAGTAATAGTAACGACAAACCATCCCCTGCAGGGTATCACGTGTGCCAAGCCCTTGTCACCAAGCCGTGCTGGACCGGTTGCGTACCCTCTGAGGAGGGGCAGGAGATGAGGGTGGGAGCCCCCATCCCCACTCAGGCCGTCTCTGCTCTGCTAGGCTCAGGGGAGAGGCTGAacagaggcctgggagggggtGTGCTCCCAGGGCAAGGGCGGCACTTGTGTTGTCCCCTGTGGCAGAAATCCGGGGAGCTGGTTGCTGTGAAGGTCTTCAACACTGCCAGCTACATGCGACCCCGCGAGGTGCAGGTGAGGGAGTTCGAGGTCCTGCGGAAGCTGAACCACCAGAACATCGTCAAGCTCTTCGCGGTGGAGGAGACGGTGGGTCCAGGGCTGGGCCAGAGGAGAAAGGTCTTGTCCTTGACGCCCACAGGCTGGGAAGAATCAGGCCACAGAATAATAGAGACTTGGTCACATGCTCATCAGCAGGTCAGCCAGAACAGCCACCCACAGAGTGGAGTAAAGAAtgccagggggtgggggcagggcctgggacagTCAGGACAGGAAGTAGGGCCCAATCCAAGGgggcttcatggaagaggtgaCCTTGGGCTCAGGTGTGTGGGATCAGTGTGAGGCCAAGGAGGGAAGGCCAGGATGGAAGCTGGGACTTAAGAGAATAGGGGCTTTTTGGCTCTTGGCTGAGCCACTCCCtcctgaggaagaggaggggaagtaCCCTCCTCCTCAAGCCTCTCTGTCCCACGCACAGGGGGGCAGCCGGCAGAAGGTGCTGGTGATGGAGTACTGCTCCAGTGGGAGCCTGCTGAGCGTGCTTGAGAGCCCCGAGAACGCCTTCGGGCTGCCGGAGGACGAGTTCCTGGTGGTGCTGCGCTGTGTGGGTGAGCCCCTCCCAGACCCCCCcgggcgccccctccccgcctcaGACCAGACCCGGCCTGGCCTTCAGTGGTCGGCAGCAGAAGGCAAAGTCCCAGAGGGGCGTGGCATTTCTGAAACAAGTATCCAAACACAGAAGAGCTTTCAGACCCTAAGAGGCTGTCCAGTCACAGACCTGGGGCACTCTCTGCTTCCTGCTAATCCTGCTATTGGCAGTTTAAAACTccaatttaaaactttaaataggTTGCAcacccgtgttcattgcagcattattcaaatagCCTAGTataaggtgaaaacaacccaagtgtcacGGACAGATGAGTGGATACACAAAACGTGGTGTATACGCATAGTGGACTagtactcagccttaaaaaaggaaggcgATTCTGACACACGCGACAATATGGATGAACGTGgatggaagacattatgctgagtgaaataagccaggcacccCAGGACCAATGCTGTCTGATTCCGCTGAGATGAGGGACCTGGagaggcaaatccacagagacagaccCTAGACGGGCAgacaccaggggctggggagggggctgggcagtgATTGTTTATTAGGTGCAGAGTTTCTGTTAGGGAAGTtgacaaagttctggagatggatggtaatgatggttgcacagcaatgttaATGTATTTAACATAcacttaaaaaaggttaaaatggtaaattttatgtatactttaccacaattttaaatcataaaaagtaataagatggggaggggctggccccatggccgagtggttgggttcgtgcactccgctttgggggcccagggtttcactgggtcggatcctgggcacggacatggcaccgctcatcaggccatgctgaggcggcatcccacatgccacaaccagaggccctcataactagaatatacaaccatgtgctggggggctgtggggagaagaagaaaaaaagaagattggcaacagatgttagctcaggtgccaatctttaaaataatagtaataagaagaagatgggggagaggagagtgCCATCCTCAGGAGGTAGGGCCACCACGCCTCTCGGTTTCTAGAGAACCCTGATGGAACCCCGATACCCACTGTCCTGGCCCCTCGTTGGCCCTGTGCccatctctcttctgctttccttgTGGCCCTGTCAGCCCATGGAGACTCTGTCTATGTGGACCCAGGGACGGCCTTCCCCCAAGAAGAGCCCCACCCCCCAGGCTGTCCCTGGCCAGGCCTCgagctgccctcctctccccagtgGCTGgcatgaaccacctgcgggagaacGGCATCGTCCACCGTGACATCAAGCCCGGGAACATCATGCgcctcctgggggaggaggggcagagcaTCTACAAGCTGACGGACTTCGGGGCCGCCCGCGAGCTGGACGACGATGAGAAGTTCATCTCGGTCTATGGGACTGAGGAGTACCTGGTGAGTGGGGTGTTGGGGACCTGCTGCTCAAGCTGAGGGCCTCCCCTGCAGCTGGTCCCCTCACCTGTGACTTTCCCGGTGCTCCTCAGAGGGGCTCTGTCCAATCCCCCTGCATCCAGCTTGGTTATATCTCACCCCCCACACCCCAACCAGGAGAGCGCATTCTGTCCTCTAAGATGGAAAAGGCCATACTGCAGCCTGCCGGGCCAccctgcccaggcccctgcccaggCCTCGCTGTGCACTGACTCCTGGATCTGACCCTCGTGGAGGCTGGAACACCACCGGTCACCACCTTccccagggcagaggctgggcagaTAGAAATGCTCTGAATAAGTAAATGCCACACTCACTTTTGAGATGCCAAAGGAGGTGTGTTCTGCTGGTTCTGTTTTCACCGGAAGGCAGTGGAAGGGGGTCTGTTGGGTGAGGACTCAGGCCCTCGCCCCACCCCGACTCCCCCGCCCCTCATGGCTGCTCTCTGATTCTCTCACCGCAGCACCCTGACATGTATGAGCGGGCAGTGCTTCGCAAGCCCCAGCAGAAGGCGTTCGGGGTGGCTGTGGATCTCTGGAGCATTGGGGTGACCCTGTACCACGCAGCCACCGGCAGCCTGCCCTTTGTCCCCTTCGGTGGGCCACGGCGAAACAAAGAGATCATGTACGGTGGGCCACGGAGCAGGGTATGAGGGTGGACGGGCCCTGGGCCTTCCCTCGCTGGCCCCTGCtgtgtctcctcttcctcctcgaGCTCTGTGGTCCTCCTTGGTCCACCCCCCACGCAGGCTCCTGTTAGATCCTCGGTTTCAGTCAACCAGACTAGCTGAGCCGTGCCCCCGGCTGATGGGAAACTGATCATGATCCCTTATCTTAGTTCACTGCTTCACGTTAGCCCTCCGTGCATTGGTGCTCACCACATCTCAACCGAGACTCCAAAAGAGACTTACCCAAGGTTGCAGAGCCAGCCAGGGGCAAAGGTGGGGCAGGAACCCAGCCTCCAGGTCCCAGGTCCAAAGTCCTTCCAGTTTCCTGCTGTCTGACACAGAAGTAGCTGGAGATAGTGGCAGCCCCCCTGAGTGTACCACTCAGAGCAAGAGATTTAAGGTGAATTCACAAGAGGGTCAAAGCCCCACCATCAGCTCAGGGGCCAAGCCCTGTGGAACCTGTATGACATCAGGGAAAGGGCATGCAACAGACATGGCTGGGGCCGTCAGGGCAGGCTGGGCTTTCAAGGGAGAGGACGGTTTGAATAGCGAAGGGGACGGGAGGCTATGTGGAGGCAGCCGGCTGTGGATGTGTGGTGAGCAGgtagaggaaggagcagagagcctCACTGGGGAGCACCAAGGCAAGCTGGTCTTGTTGGCTGAGAGCCAGCACTCTCAAATTCCATTTTTCAGGCTACCTCAGAGTGGCTGGGAGACTTAAACCAGTACTCTGAACCCTCCATGCTGAGTTTGTCATCCCTTGAAGTGTGACGGGCTGGGGGTCCTGCTGACCTGGTCCTGCCTCACCCCAGGTACCGGATAACCACAGAGAAGCCAGCCGGGGCCATTGCAGGCACCCAGAGGCGGGAAAACGGGCCTTTGGAGTGGAGCTACAGcctccccatcacctgccggctgtcaTCGTGAGTGGACCCTTGAGTAGGGCAAACACAGACCTGAGTCTGGGCTGGTATCCTCTCTGCTGAGAGTCAAGACCTACCTCTGAGGCCTGGTCCAGCGGGGCCTCCAACATGTAGTTGGCTTGGGTCTGCCACTTTCCCTTTCTGGCCTCAGGTTTTCTGTCCAGATGCTGGAAGACCCTTCCAGCCCTTCTCCTCATCCCACCCCGCCCTACCACTTTAGTCCTAGCTCTTCAGGACGTTCTCAGGGAATGCCCCCATTCCCCACTCAAGGAGGACAAGTCTGGGCCCCGGCCCCTGACCATCTCCATGTCGGGGGGCTAGGGGGCTGCAGAGCCAGCTGGTGCCCATCCTGGCCAACATCCTGGAGGTGGAGCAGGCCAAGTGCTGGGGCTTCGACCAGTTCTTTGCGGAGACCAGCGACATCCTGCAGCGAGTCATTGTGCACGTCTTCTCCCTGTCCGAGGCGGTCCTGCACCACGTCTACATCCATGGCCACAACACGTGAGTGGGCACGAGCAATAGAGGCGCGGAGCCTTCTCCGCCCCAAGCAGAAGGGCATCTCCTAGACGGCCTTCTGTGGGCTGTTTAGATATGGGAGCTTCTGGGTCCAATCTTAGTTTGGAAAACTCCTAGTTCCACGAAGTTAAAGGGGCTTCCTCGCGGCTGGACTTCAGAGATTCAGCAAACTTTACAATGCTAGCGTGCACCTTGAATCTCCGGAAGGTGGGGGGACGGTTGGCAGTGCATCTCTCAACTTTATTGCTCATAGAACCCTTTATTCCTGGAGCCATTTATGGGACTAGGTGTATTTTAACAGGAATGGGGCAGGCAGAGGTGCAAGGCAGAGGCTGGATATGGGGACTCCTGGGTTCTGTTCCCATCCACTACAATACGTGAGCTCTACCCTGTGTCTCTCCACTCTTGATTAGAGAGAAAATCACCCAGTCCCTCCCTCTGAAAAGCTGAGCCCTCTCCACGGATGAAGTCTTAGCAGGGGTTTGGGTCCCCGACCCCGTATCCTGCTGGTGACACTTCCtgtcctcccccttcctcttgcTGCCCCTGGTGTCTAGGATAGCCATCTTTCTGGAGGCTGTGTATGAGCAGACCAATGTGGCCCCCCAGCACCAGGAGTACCTCTTTGAGGGTCACCTCTGTGTCCTCGAGCCCAACCTGTCAGCACAGCACATTGCCCACACGACGGCAAGCAGCCCCCTGACCCTGTTCAGCATGGCCAGCGAGACCCCCAAGGGACTGGCCTTCAGGGACCGTAAGTAGGGCCACACAGGCTGGATCGTCTCTCCTCCTCGTATTCTCCTCTAAGAGGCGGGGTGTACCGTGCAGAGATTGGGTAATTTTCTTTGTGGGTGTCTTTTGGGCCCACAGCGTGCAGAAGGCAGATCTGGTCTCTAATTCTGCGTATGCCTCTGATATGCCATGTGACTCGGGCTGATGGCTTGACCTCCCTGGGCTTCACAGCGTCCACAGAGCTGTGGAAGAAACTCCCATGGAAGCAGGGAGATCTGGATTTATGCTCCCCATAGTCTCTGCAATTGGTGGGGAAGCGTCAGAGAGGCTGAGCTGGAAGAAGCAGGGGCCCAGGCTGTTAGTGAGAAGGGACGGTAATCAGGGGTCCAAGGCTTTGTCCTCCACATTCTAGCAAAAATATCATTCTTTCTCATTTGATGATGCCATTCCATCTTCCTTCTCAGGGTCTCCAAGGCTGGGCGGGGGTATTCACACTGAAACCCTGGGGCGAGGGTGGTTTTAGCTCATCTTCTGGCTGTTGAGATGGGACGGTCTGTTCTAAATGAGGCTGTCTTTCTCCAAAGCGGACACAAGGGGGCGGTGAGGGCCTGCAGAGGTTCAGAAGCACAGCACGCGGTCTAAGGCGAGGAGGGTGGGGCTTTAGGCGAGTTGGGAAGCTTGAGGCGGAAGATAGGTGGTGAGCCGGGAGTGTGAGCTGGGAATAGGAAAGATGAGCTCAGAGCTCGTCCAGGGTCATCTAGGCAGCCCCCTCAGACAGGGTCTTTATCTGCAGCGGCTCTGGACATCCCCAAGTTTGTTCCCAAAGTGGACCTGCAGGCAGATTACAACACGGCCAAGGTGAGAGGGGCCGCcaggtggcggggggggggggggggggggggggggcggctgaTGGTGCAGGAGTAGGGGTGCAGGACCTGACCCCGCCAACCTGTGTGTTTCAGGGCGTGTTGGGCGCAGGCTACCAGGCCCTGCGGCTGGCGCAGGCCCTGCTGGCTGGGCAGGAGCTCATGCTTCGGGGGCTGCACTGGTTTGTGTGAGTACCCCGAGGGCCGGGTGGGCAGACAGGACAGGCAGCCCAGACTCCTTCCACACTGCTGTGGGGCCCTGCCGTGGGCACAGTGCCCTTGGTCCCCTGGAAGCAGGCGACTCTGACTTGACCTCCCCTCGGCAGGGAGATCCTCCAGGCCACGTGCAGGCGGACACTGGAGGTCACGAGGATggccctcctcttcctcagcagCAGCCTGGGCACCGACAGGTGGGTGTCCtgcctgggggcggggcagggggcgggtGCTGCAGCTGGCATGAGGCTGCCAGACCCCTCAGCCCATCGTTCTCTGTCTGTTCCTCACCCCAGTATTTCCAGCAATGCCCTGACTTCCTGCCATGCTGGAATAGGGAGGGCACTCCCACCCTGGCCCTCATCCCCCACCCCGCCGGATGCTGCATGACCTACCTCCCTCTCCTAGCCTCTCCTCAGGGGAAGTGGCCCGTGGGGGCACTGCCTTTCCAGGGACCAAGGCAGCCTTCCTGCCCCGGGAAAGGGCTCTGTCCCACCAGACCCCTTCTCTGAAGAGTCAGACTGCTCATCCTGCACCAGGCCCTGGCGCGGGACTCTAGAGAAGCACTCACACCCACGCCTGGTCCCCTGGACCCCCAGATCCAGGGGTCTCATCCTCCATGCTCCTCCTCTTGCTTCCTCTGGGTCTTAAACTGTCCTCGCTTCTTAGGATTCCCTGTCCCAACCCTTGGAACTCCGTGCCCTCCCTCCTGTGACTTGGGCTAATTAGGGGTGATGGGTTGGAAAAAGGGAGAGACTGGGAGGAGGAAACCCAGCTGGAAGGTCTGGAGATGAGATGCAGGGTAGACTGCTTTGGCCAGAGCACTATGGAGAAGAGGGCACAGGCCCCTGAATCTTGGAAGGTGGGCGCCATGGTACAGGTGGCGACGggggctctgtggcccagggaagCTGATGGTGGCTGGAGCCTTTCCCAGTGTGAGGAGACAGGTGGTGACAGAAGAGCGAAGATTGTGACAAACATGCCTGAGGTCCCCATCCCTCACATCCCCCGGCCCTTGTCCTCAGGCAGGTGCTGGGAGTTTCTGAGCAGCGGCTGGCTCACTGCGGTCTTGCTTTCCTCCTGGGGCTTGGTGCAGCAGTGCTGACGATGGGGCGGATGGGGTGGTGACAGTgcagggaggagagacaggagtGTCTCTGGATGACAGGGATGGAGTTCAAACGGTGACAGAGATGAGCAGTGACAGAGATGAGGGGTGGCGCAGAGatgaggggcaggggcagagatGAGAGGGGAAGAGGTGAGGGGCAGCAGAGTGGGCAGCGCTGGTCCTCCGAGCAGAGCTCCATCCAGGGCACAGAAGGGGCTTCCAGTAATGGATGTGGCCCCAGGCATGCAGAGGGCCCACACTCCGCTGGAGGAGATGCCCCTTCCCAGGCATGTGCAGGCACCAGGACCGCTGGGTAGAGGGAGCCTAGAGATGAGTGGAGGCAGCCACAGAGATCTTCCTGAGAGACATGCAGCTTTTAAGGGCGGACTGTGAGAGAACGCCTCTGTTTGAAGGtcttcacagagacagaaaggggcTGTGGtcgggggatggggaggggctggtgaGCTGTGCTGAAGCCACGCTGCTGGAGTGAAGTtggagagggatggaggaaaagggaggggagaATACCTGGAGGTCTTGGAGGGTGCAGTAGGGAGGTTAGACGCCAGTAAAATGAGCAGTGGAGATCTATTGTGGGTCCTCGAGCAGGAAAGAAAtgtgcagaggaagcatttgggCGTTTGCCCACTGGCCCTGGACTGACGAGTGTGCAGGAGTGACAGGCTAGGCCCAGCTCTGGAGTCCTGGCCCTTGCTGACCACTGTCTTCCCCATTCTGGCTCTAAGACCTCCGCTGAGATATGGCGTGTCGGGAGAGCACCGGGCCAGGCAAACGCTAGCTTTGAAGCATACTCCAGCCTCCAACCagggaggagaatggagaagagaaagagtacTGAGCAAACAGGCAGCGGGCCGGGTCCAAGCTTGTCACTGACTCATTGTTGACCTCAGGCCGCTGTCACCTTTCCCTACCtgggcctcgatttcctcatttgcaaaatgagaggATTAGATGACTTCTGAGGCCTCCCAGCTCCAACGTTTGCAATCCCCTTCTTTTCTGAACATCCTCAGACCTGCACATTCTTCTAAGGTCTGAAGCCACTAGCTCCTCGCCCAGTAGAATCTGAGGTATTTTGATGAGCTGGATTTCACGTTTGGAGGAGCCCAAGCACCTGGTACCATGTGGCCGCCATTGTTACTTGCCTCTCCCAC
Proteins encoded in this window:
- the IKBKE gene encoding inhibitor of nuclear factor kappa-B kinase subunit epsilon isoform X8; this encodes MQSTVNYLWHTDDLLGQGATASVYKARNKKSGELVAVKVFNTASYMRPREVQVREFEVLRKLNHQNIVKLFAVEETGGSRQKVLVMEYCSSGSLLSVLESPENAFGLPEDEFLVVLRCVVAGMNHLRENGIVHRDIKPGNIMRLLGEEGQSIYKLTDFGAARELDDDEKFISVYGTEEYLHPDMYERAVLRKPQQKAFGVAVDLWSIGVTLYHAATGSLPFVPFGGPRRNKEIMYRITTEKPAGAIAGTQRRENGPLEWSYSLPITCRLSSGLQSQLVPILANILEVEQAKCWGFDQFFAETSDILQRVIVHVFSLSEAVLHHVYIHGHNTIAIFLEAVYEQTNVAPQHQEYLFEGHLCVLEPNLSAQHIAHTTASSPLTLFSMASETPKGLAFRDPALDIPKFVPKVDLQADYNTAKGVLGAGYQALRLAQALLAGQELMLRGLHWFVEILQATCRRTLEVTRMALLFLSSSLGTDSNGAGTPEIQELKRATELRSQLRTLAGVLSRCSHNITETQMSLSSLSSELVKNRDQVHEDRSTQKIQCCLDKMYLIYKQFKKSRVRPGLGYNEEQIHKLDKVNFSHLAKRLLQVFQEECVQKYQTSLVTHGKHMRVVHETRNHLRLVGCSVAACNTEAQGAQESLSKLLDRLSQQLLQDRTKGAQASPPPTAPYPSPALKDLVLHMQELYEEMKLLAFDLQDNNRIIEGLSRVPSTPGV
- the IKBKE gene encoding inhibitor of nuclear factor kappa-B kinase subunit epsilon isoform X4 produces the protein MQSTVNYLWHTDDLLGQGATASVYKARNKKSGELVAVKVFNTASYMRPREVQVREFEVLRKLNHQNIVKLFAVEETGGSRQKVLVMEYCSSGSLLSVLESPENAFGLPEDEFLVVLRCVVAGMNHLRENGIVHRDIKPGNIMRLLGEEGQSIYKLTDFGAARELDDDEKFISVYGTEEYLHPDMYERAVLRKPQQKAFGVAVDLWSIGVTLYHAATGSLPFVPFGGPRRNKEIMYRITTEKPAGAIAGTQRRENGPLEWSYSLPITCRLSSGLQSQLVPILANILEVEQAKCWGFDQFFAETSDILQRVIVHVFSLSEAVLHHVYIHGHNTIAIFLEAVYEQTNVAPQHQEYLFEGHLCVLEPNLSAQHIAHTTASSPLTLFSMASETPKGLAFRDPALDIPKFVPKVDLQADYNTAKGVLGAGYQALRLAQALLAGQELMLRGLHWFVEILQATCRRTLEVTRMALLFLSSSLGTDSNGAGTPEIQELKRATELRSQLRTLAGVLSRCSHNITETQMSLSSLSSELVKNRDQVHEDRSTQKIQCCLDKMYLIYKQFKKSRVRPGLGYNEEQIHKLDKVNFSHLAKRLLQVFQEECVQKYQTSLVTHGKHMRVVHETRNHLRLVGCSVAACNTEAQGAQESLSKLLDRLSQQLLQDRTKGAQASPPPTAPYPSPALKDLVLHMQELYEEMKLLAFDLQDNNRIIEGNCWVYKKRICLTLMLTPLSVQSEAEAQRHVDL
- the IKBKE gene encoding inhibitor of nuclear factor kappa-B kinase subunit epsilon isoform X11; translation: MQSTVNYLWHTDDLLGQGATASVYKARNKKSGELVAVKVFNTASYMRPREVQVREFEVLRKLNHQNIVKLFAVEETGGSRQKVLVMEYCSSGSLLSVLESPENAFGLPEDEFLVVLRCVVAGMNHLRENGIVHRDIKPGNIMRLLGEEGQSIYKLTDFGAARELDDDEKFISVYGTEEYLHPDMYERAVLRKPQQKAFGVAVDLWSIGVTLYHAATGSLPFVPFGGPRRNKEIMYRITTEKPAGAIAGTQRRENGPLEWSYSLPITCRLSSGLQSQLVPILANILEVEQAKCWGFDQFFAETSDILQRVIVHVFSLSEAVLHHVYIHGHNTIAIFLEAVYEQTNVAPQHQEYLFEGHLCVLEPNLSAQHIAHTTASSPLTLFSMASETPKGLAFRDPALDIPKFVPKVDLQADYNTAKGVLGAGYQALRLAQALLAGQELMLRGLHWFVEILQATCRRTLEVTRMALLFLSSSLGTDRFSNGAGTPEIQELKRATELRSQLRTLAGVLSRCSHNITETQMSLSSLSSELVKNRDQVHEDRSTQKIQCCLDKMYLIYKQFKKSRVRPVCMWDTYHSTACQALPCPYLGSEPANPGQVKRNVRT
- the IKBKE gene encoding inhibitor of nuclear factor kappa-B kinase subunit epsilon isoform X7, which produces MQSTVNYLWHTDDLLGQGATASVYKARNKKSGELVAVKVFNTASYMRPREVQVREFEVLRKLNHQNIVKLFAVEETGGSRQKVLVMEYCSSGSLLSVLESPENAFGLPEDEFLVVLRCVVAGMNHLRENGIVHRDIKPGNIMRLLGEEGQSIYKLTDFGAARELDDDEKFISVYGTEEYLHPDMYERAVLRKPQQKAFGVAVDLWSIGVTLYHAATGSLPFVPFGGPRRNKEIMYRITTEKPAGAIAGTQRRENGPLEWSYSLPITCRLSSGLQSQLVPILANILEVEQAKCWGFDQFFAETSDILQRVIVHVFSLSEAVLHHVYIHGHNTIAIFLEAVYEQTNVAPQHQEYLFEGHLCVLEPNLSAQHIAHTTASSPLTLFSMASETPKGLAFRDPALDIPKFVPKVDLQADYNTAKGVLGAGYQALRLAQALLAGQELMLRGLHWFVEILQATCRRTLEVTRMALLFLSSSLGTDRFSNGAGTPEIQELKRATELRSQLRTLAGVLSRCSHNITETQMSLSSLSSELVKNRDQVHEDRSTQKIQCCLDKMYLIYKQFKKSRVRPGLGYNEEQIHKLDKVNFSHLAKRLLQVFQEECVQKYQTSLVTHGKHMRVVHETRNHLRLVGCSVAACNTEAQGAQESLSKLLDRLSQQLLQDRTKGAQASPPPTAPYPSPALKDLVLHMQELYEEMKLLAFDLQDNNRIIEGLSRVPSTPGV
- the IKBKE gene encoding inhibitor of nuclear factor kappa-B kinase subunit epsilon isoform X6; the encoded protein is MRVGAPIPTQAVSALLGSGERLNRGLGGGVLPGQGRHLCCPLWQKSGELVAVKVFNTASYMRPREVQVREFEVLRKLNHQNIVKLFAVEETGGSRQKVLVMEYCSSGSLLSVLESPENAFGLPEDEFLVVLRCVVAGMNHLRENGIVHRDIKPGNIMRLLGEEGQSIYKLTDFGAARELDDDEKFISVYGTEEYLHPDMYERAVLRKPQQKAFGVAVDLWSIGVTLYHAATGSLPFVPFGGPRRNKEIMYRITTEKPAGAIAGTQRRENGPLEWSYSLPITCRLSSGLQSQLVPILANILEVEQAKCWGFDQFFAETSDILQRVIVHVFSLSEAVLHHVYIHGHNTIAIFLEAVYEQTNVAPQHQEYLFEGHLCVLEPNLSAQHIAHTTASSPLTLFSMASETPKGLAFRDPALDIPKFVPKVDLQADYNTAKGVLGAGYQALRLAQALLAGQELMLRGLHWFVEILQATCRRTLEVTRMALLFLSSSLGTDSNGAGTPEIQELKRATELRSQLRTLAGVLSRCSHNITETQMSLSSLSSELVKNRDQVHEDRSTQKIQCCLDKMYLIYKQFKKSRVRPGLGYNEEQIHKLDKVNFSHLAKRLLQVFQEECVQKYQTSLVTHGKHMRVVHETRNHLRLVGCSVAACNTEAQGAQESLSKLLDRLSQQLLQDRTKGAQASPPPTAPYPSPALKDLVLHMQELYEEMKLLAFDLQDNNRIIEGLSRVPSTPGV
- the IKBKE gene encoding inhibitor of nuclear factor kappa-B kinase subunit epsilon isoform X12, which codes for MQSTVNYLWHTDDLLGQGATASVYKARNKKSGELVAVKVFNTASYMRPREVQVREFEVLRKLNHQNIVKLFAVEETGGSRQKVLVMEYCSSGSLLSVLESPENAFGLPEDEFLVVLRCVVAGMNHLRENGIVHRDIKPGNIMRLLGEEGQSIYKLTDFGAARELDDDEKFISVYGTEEYLHPDMYERAVLRKPQQKAFGVAVDLWSIGVTLYHAATGSLPFVPFGGPRRNKEIMYRITTEKPAGAIAGTQRRENGPLEWSYSLPITCRLSSGLQSQLVPILANILEVEQAKCWGFDQFFAETSDILQRVIVHVFSLSEAVLHHVYIHGHNTIAIFLEAVYEQTNVAPQHQEYLFEGHLCVLEPNLSAQHIAHTTASSPLTLFSMASETPKGLAFRDPALDIPKFVPKVDLQADYNTAKGVLGAGYQALRLAQALLAGQELMLRGLHWFVEILQATCRRTLEVTRMALLFLSSSLGTDSNGAGTPEIQELKRATELRSQLRTLAGVLSRCSHNITETQMSLSSLSSELVKNRDQVHEDRSTQKIQCCLDKMYLIYKQFKKSRVRPVCMWDTYHSTACQALPCPYLGSEPANPGQVKRNVRT
- the IKBKE gene encoding inhibitor of nuclear factor kappa-B kinase subunit epsilon isoform X3, which encodes MQSTVNYLWHTDDLLGQGATASVYKARNKKSGELVAVKVFNTASYMRPREVQVREFEVLRKLNHQNIVKLFAVEETGGSRQKVLVMEYCSSGSLLSVLESPENAFGLPEDEFLVVLRCVVAGMNHLRENGIVHRDIKPGNIMRLLGEEGQSIYKLTDFGAARELDDDEKFISVYGTEEYLHPDMYERAVLRKPQQKAFGVAVDLWSIGVTLYHAATGSLPFVPFGGPRRNKEIMYRITTEKPAGAIAGTQRRENGPLEWSYSLPITCRLSSGLQSQLVPILANILEVEQAKCWGFDQFFAETSDILQRVIVHVFSLSEAVLHHVYIHGHNTIAIFLEAVYEQTNVAPQHQEYLFEGHLCVLEPNLSAQHIAHTTASSPLTLFSMASETPKGLAFRDPALDIPKFVPKVDLQADYNTAKGVLGAGYQALRLAQALLAGQELMLRGLHWFVEILQATCRRTLEVTRMALLFLSSSLGTDRFSNGAGTPEIQELKRATELRSQLRTLAGVLSRCSHNITETQMSLSSLSSELVKNRDQVHEDRSTQKIQCCLDKMYLIYKQFKKSRVRPGLGYNEEQIHKLDKVNFSHLAKRLLQVFQEECVQKYQTSLVTHGKHMRVVHETRNHLRLVGCSVAACNTEAQGAQESLSKLLDRLSQQLLQDRTKGAQASPPPTAPYPSPALKDLVLHMQELYEEMKLLAFDLQDNNRIIEGNCWVYKKRICLTLMLTPLSVQSEAEAQRHVDL